One window of the Flavobacteriaceae bacterium YJPT1-3 genome contains the following:
- a CDS encoding universal stress protein yields the protein MKKILVPVDFSEHSKNALQVAAAFAKAHQAEILVVHMMGLSDAVLTRDEDQEIAEAVFHMKLAKKQFRQFLDEDFLKGIRVSEMVQNYTVFEELNEIAKEQDADFIVMGSHGTTNLREEFVGSNTERVVRTAEVPVLVVKNSLGDFAIKQVLFACDFKTENVKPYREAMAFFEELGVQVHLVYVNLPADRFRSSKEIEERMDDFLKLAEFSKPTFRKELVIINGYTMESALYDYAVKVGADALAISTHGRKGLAHFFKGSIAEHLVNHTQLPVFTFKM from the coding sequence ATGAAAAAGATTCTAGTACCCGTCGACTTTTCCGAGCATTCTAAAAACGCACTTCAGGTGGCGGCCGCTTTCGCGAAGGCGCACCAAGCAGAAATTCTGGTCGTACACATGATGGGATTAAGTGATGCGGTCTTGACCCGAGACGAAGATCAGGAAATTGCCGAAGCCGTATTTCATATGAAATTGGCCAAGAAGCAATTCAGACAGTTCTTGGATGAAGATTTTCTAAAAGGAATTAGGGTCTCAGAGATGGTGCAGAATTACACGGTCTTTGAAGAACTCAATGAGATTGCCAAAGAGCAGGACGCCGACTTTATCGTGATGGGCTCTCATGGTACGACCAATCTTCGTGAAGAATTTGTAGGCAGCAACACCGAGCGCGTGGTGCGAACCGCAGAAGTTCCGGTATTGGTGGTTAAGAATAGCCTGGGCGATTTCGCCATTAAGCAAGTACTCTTTGCCTGCGATTTCAAAACCGAAAATGTGAAGCCCTATCGCGAGGCCATGGCTTTTTTTGAGGAGTTAGGTGTTCAGGTGCATTTGGTTTATGTGAATCTGCCCGCAGACCGTTTCAGAAGTTCCAAAGAAATAGAAGAACGCATGGACGATTTTCTCAAACTGGCAGAATTTAGTAAACCCACGTTCCGTAAAGAATTGGTGATAATCAATGGCTACACTATGGAAAGTGCCCTATACGACTATGCTGTGAAAGTAGGGGCAGACGCGCTGGCCATATCCACGCATGGCCGCAAAGGCCTGGCTCATTTCTTCAAGGGAAGTATAGCAGAGCATTTGGTGAACCATACGCAATTGCCCGTCTTTACTTTTAAAATGTAA